CCAAGCCCAAGAGTGCGTGGTGGAGAAGGACCATCACACTGTGCGCTGCTATGGCGATGTCTTTTCCCGAGAGGTCCGCGCTAAACTGAGCGAGGGAAATGTGGTTTGCGTGAATGGCCGTCTGCGCTTGAATCCGCAAATGGAGCCGTCGTGCAACAAGTACTACTACTTCCCCTACATCCAAGTTCAACCGCCGCACGGCCAGGTAAGCGTCGTGTACGGAGACCGTCGCTCCCCTCCGTCGCCGGTGAACGCGGCGACGGGTGAGCTGAACAATGGCAACGACAATCCCacaagcagcgcagcaccggccgaggacggcgatgcTAGCGCGACGACGCAGAAGACGCCGTAAGAGCGCCGGATCGAGAATGCGGTTCCGACTCGCCTCTGCTCCtcggcgcgcctcctcccctcttctcccgtTATCGCACCACTTAAgggcgaggcagagaagagggggcaGGATCGAGTGCAGGCGGATCATTTGCGGCGGGAACTCTTCTTTCGTTCCTTGAGGCGAGCAGGTGCTCAACCGACAGAGCGTCAGTGCGAGCGTACGCTGTTGCTGTGCAGGCGACGCTCTTGCCTGCTGATGTGTTTCTCTTCCTTGAAATGTTGACGTGCGCACTCTGAGTAAGCGCGAGGCTGCTGGATTTGATCCGCAGGCGTGGGGACTGGCGCAATGGCTTTGATTGCGGTGGCGTGCAATAGaactctctctcgcacttCCTGTGGTATTGGACATCTTTCGCTGCTCTCTCCCCCCAATGCACATGCAGGAAAGCGAACACAGGCATGCTGTGCGATGACACCGACCTGGGTAGATTCCTGACTCTTCCACTTACCCACCCAATCCATTTCGTGCGCATCGGTATTTACACTGCAATAACTCTCAATTCCTTTACACAAGTGCCCCTCTTTCCTGCCGTTCCCGACCGAAGAAAAGGGACTTCTCGTCTCGTCGCGCTTGGCACCGGACACGCGGGCTCGCTTCGTAGAGGACCTCGCTATCCCTCCGGGAATCCTCCGTCGAAGTGCgctgccttctctcccctctccaaTCTCTGTGCAACTATAGAGTCGGTTGGATtcggggtgggtgggagagggaTACAAGCGCATAAGAGGGGTCGGCCCAACACGCGAGCAACGGGCTACCCCGCACGCAAAaccgtgtgtgcgtgtgcttgctgAAGGCGTCACAATGCCCGGCCTGCTGCTTTCGCTGCCTTCTGCTGACACACGCCACCTTACCCTACTCATTTTCTCCCCCTACTCTgcatctttctctctcctctcatGCCCGGCAAAACGCACACATACGTGGGTGTGCGCATCTCCGCTTTTTTATGGCTCTCCCGTCGTGGTTTGTGGGCCCACTTTGGTTTCTGCCCCCACCCTTTTTCCCGCTTTCTTGGGGTCGGCGCTCATTGCGTTGCACATGGCACTACTCCAGTGCTTCCTAGTCCGAGTCTCCTCCGCTCCCACTCTCTTGCTGTGCATATGTATATATCTCATTACACTCCCCCCACGTATCATTCTTCATTGTTTTGTGAGGAGAGTCTGTGCTTTTCCACTTTCACTCGTGCACACACCTtgcctacacacacacgcacgcacacacaggctGACACGACGCATACAACCGCTTGCTCGAATGGGAAGAAGCGTCTTTGACTCTTGAAGTACAGAGGAGGAAACGAAAAGCTGCACTTACACGGAACAGACACGTCGAGGCATCTGCGCCACGGCCCATACCTTGGTATTCTGGTCTCCATCCTCCTCCGGCTTTACTGCCGCGCTGTGTGGCTCTTTCAGTGCCTCCTGTTTCACTCACCGCTCTTCCTGTACCTTAGCGTCTATATTTATTTCTTACAGGTTGCCCCCGCCAAGCAGtgctcttccttttttctctcaATCTCCTGATTGCCCGTTCTCGAAacaaaccaaaaaaaaagaagcagcagctctcgTCTTTACTTGTTCTGCTTTTCGTTTTATTGCAACAAGGGCCGCTGTGCAAGCACCTCACCCTTTGCCGCGCAGCCTTCACTTCCCCTAACGtttcccccttctctcccttcctcgctctctccacACCTCCACAGCTGTCTCGTTGcatctctctgtgcgtgcctgcgtgtgcgtctgtctgCCTCTTCTCTTGTAAGGCAATAACTGTTATGagagctttttttttcgttcccTTGCCTTTCGCTCTCCGTGCCGTGTTGGGTTCCGTCCTCGCTTTTCCccgctcgtcgtcgtccatGCGCGCCGCCCTGGCGTTGCCTGGGTAGTCGACGCCACTCCTACATTGCTCTCAGCATTCTCCGTCTTCTTTCGTATTTGTTGTACCCGTTGGGCTTTCGACGTTTCCTTtgcctttccctctccccgctACACCGTTGCATGGTGCGGTGTATGTACGCTCCCCGCCACaacgcaaacacacagaaacacgcacacacgggaCCACAGACTTACAACACGATTAGCGGCGGCAACCAAAAACttctgcggccgctgctaTTGATGCCCGTGCTTTTCTCATTGACGTTCTCGTTTTCGTCTTCTCCTCGTCTCTTCTGACCAGGCGCTTAtccttttttcccctttGAGGGGGAGGCTCAGCCTGTGCACAGAGCAATCATCACCGCGGCTTCCTTTTGCAAGGTCAGTCATGGGCACTGACAAGGCTCTGTCCGAAAAGCTCGTCTTGGAGAAGACGAAGGTGAAGTCGTTGAGCGATGTGCAGCGGCTTGACATGTGGGGTGAGGGACTCACTGACATCTCACTCGTAGCGAAGCTTCCCCGGCTCGAAGTGCTCGCCCTCGCAGCGAACAACGTGTCCTCGCTGAAGGCGTTGCAAGGATGCGAAATGCTGCAGGAGTTGTATCTGCGGAAGAACAAGGTGGCGAACCTTCGCGAGGTGACTGCCTTGCGGGTGCTGCCGACGCTTAGCGTGCTGTGGCTGCGTGACAATCCATGTGCGCAGCACCCGTACTACCGCGAGTTCGTGTTGCACTGCTGCCCGGGATTGCGACAGCTAGACGGGGTCGAGGTCACCGCCGATGAACGTAAGGCAGCGGCAAAGCGCTTGACAACCAAGGCGCTGGACGAAATTCTCGGCAGGACCGCATCCGCGGATGCAGCCTCGTCTCCTCGACCCAAGAAGAGCtctggcgccggcagcagtcCTGCAAAGGCGACGGACGTCACGCCGTCAAGCACGCCCGGCGGCGTCTCTGACAGCACTGCCACGATTGAGGAGCGGAACGCCAGCGGCAGGTCGGTCCTATTCACCACTGTTGCTGCCCAGCGCGCGATGCTGCTGTCCattgtgtcgctgctgtcggagTTGACTGTGGAGTCgttggagctgctgcagcgcgaagTGCAAGAGCGCGTTGAGAAACAGAAGGAAAAGCTTACCAAGTACGTACAGGAGAATTCGCAGTAGCTGCCTGATGATGAACAGAGTACCCTGTCCCCATGTCTCGACACGGCCTTGTTGACTTTCcattctttcttttcctcctctttaTAATAAGCgcgtgcccctctctccgtccCTTTCTCACTCACGCATGCTGTTCTGCACCGCGCGGGCACATTGCACACTCACTGGCTGTTTTTTGTCGCTGTTCTCCTTTTCTGGGAGCGCTCAGCGTAATGATGCTCCCTTTTTCTCCGTGCCGTCATCTCGATCGTGGCGCAGCGGGGAcacttttcttttctttggaAAACGGAACTTCTCCGCCATCCTGTTGGTTTGTTGGTGATTCATCGAAACATGACACGGTGGACAGAAGACGCCGCAGTGCGTCGTATGCTGAAGGCCTAGTGCACCCCCAATCTATGTGTGGGGGCGCTAGACAAGCCCCTTGATCCCGgccaatgccgaaccacttGTGGTGGTTCCAGGGTCAAGCATCAGTGTCGTGGGGCAGTCAGGGCGATGTATCGCTAGGGATGCCGGCGTCCAGGTCCTGGGTTGGCGGTGCGTCAGGGCGACAGGCGACAGTGCACACGTCTGAGCCATCCACATGATAGGCGAGGCGTTACGGAGACTGGAACGTatcccacccacccctctcaCTGCCTGCTaatgagggggggggggctgagTGTCAccgcgagggggatgcaacaggtggcggccggcatgatgggaggagcggctgtgggccgacctgcgaggcgggcaTGTGTTTAGGGCTTGAGGCAGGGCCTGTTGTCGGATTAGTGAGTCGTCTCATTGCTGCGCCGAGTGTCTAGCGCTGTTttgcaccacgcggatggggcTGGTGACGGGGCCGGGCTTAGAGTGGCGCTTGACTCATGTTGTGTGGCATAACGGGCTCGGTGAAGCGGAAAAAGGACGCCAACACTACGGCCAcatgtgtgggtgtgcgtctCTTTTATTTGCATGCACTGGTGTGATTCGCGGGTGTGTATGATTGTGTGGCACACTTTTTCCCTTCTTTTGATTTCGTCggcccttttttctttccgcgGTGGATGGTGGACATCGCCGAGGTTCAAcctcccccacacccccaccgcacacacaaaaatgAGGTGGAAACACGACACACCgacaaaaaagagagaagagccCCCGCTCCTCGGACAATTCGTTGCACTTGCTCTCATTCAGCGAGTGAGACGGATACCGAGCCTTCTAC
This genomic stretch from Leishmania donovani BPK282A1 complete genome, chromosome 36 harbors:
- a CDS encoding MP18 RNA editing complex protein, putative, whose protein sequence is MFRRLSSAAATRPMATMEHPLTSAMQSQSVINTRAAVSRVAMRACSITSGTSSGDVSATKGAAFSASRSGQRAPSINCVTLVGVVHDIQTGYVFEDAVTQFTLTTTSLDAANQAQECVVEKDHHTVRCYGDVFSREVRAKLSEGNVVCVNGRLRLNPQMEPSCNKYYYFPYIQVQPPHGQVSVVYGDRRSPPSPVNAATGELNNGNDNPTSSAAPAEDGDASATTQKTP